The Lacerta agilis isolate rLacAgi1 chromosome 5, rLacAgi1.pri, whole genome shotgun sequence genome has a segment encoding these proteins:
- the TRA2B gene encoding transformer-2 protein homolog beta isoform X3 gives MSDSGEQNYGERESRSASRSGSAHGSGKSPRHSPARSRSKEGSRRSRSKSRSRSESRSRSRRSSRRHYTRSRSRSRSHRRSRSRSYSRDYRRRHSHSHSPMSTRRRHVGNRANPDPNCCLGVFGLSLYTTERDLREVFSKYGPIADVSIVYDQQSRRSRGFAFVYFESVDDAKEAKERANGMELDGRRIRVDFSITKRPHTPTPGIYMGRPTYGSSRRRDYYDRGFERGGYDDRDYYSRSYRGGGGGGGGGGGGGGGWRGAQDRDQMYRRRSPSPYYSRGGYRSRSRSRSYSPRRY, from the exons GAGTCCCGTTCCGCTTCCAGAAGCGGAAGCGCTCACGGTTCCGGCAAGTCTCCAAGACACTCACCTGCTAGATCTAGGTCCAAGGAAGGTTCAAGGCGATCTAGGTCAAAGTCTAGATCAAGATCTGAATCTCG ATCCAGATCAAGGAGGAGTTCTCGCAGACATTATACGAGGTCACGTTCACGTTCTCGATCCCATAGGAGGTCAAGAAGCAGATCTTACAGCCGCGACTATCGTCGCCGACACAGTCACAGCCATTCTCCTATGTCTACTCGTCGGCGTCATGTTGGCAACAGA gcaaATCCCGACCCAAACTGTTGTCTTGGTGTGTTTGGATTAAGCTTGTACACAACAGAAAGGGACCTGAGAGAGGTATTCTCCAAATATGGCCCAATTGCTGATGTTTCTATTGTATATGACCAGCAGTCCCGACGTTCTAGAGGATTTGCCTTTGTGTACTTTGAAAGTGTTGATGATGCTAAGGAG GCCAAAGAACGCGCTAATGGAATGGAACTTGATGGAAGAAGGATCAGAGTTGATTTCTCAATAACAAAAAGGCCTCACACACCTACTCCTGGAATTTATATGGGGAGACCTACATA TGGAAGTTCCCGGCGGAGAGATTACTATGACAGAGGTTTTGAGAGAGGAGGCTATGATGACCGTGACTATTATAGCAGATCATACAG aggaggaggcggtggtggaggtggtggcggcggaggaggaggagggtggcgaGGTGCCCAAGACAGGGATCAGATGTACAG GCGAAGATCACCATCTCCCTATTACAGCAGGGGGGGCTACAGATCTCGCTCCCGGTCTCGATCCTATTCACCTC GTCGCTATTGA
- the TRA2B gene encoding transformer-2 protein homolog beta isoform X1, protein MSDSGEQNYGERESRSASRSGSAHGSGKSPRHSPARSRSKEGSRRSRSKSRSRSESRSRSRRSSRRHYTRSRSRSRSHRRSRSRSYSRDYRRRHSHSHSPMSTRRRHVGNRVRLGWQQLTRDNSAVCVFGGSKVFKLPRNHANPDPNCCLGVFGLSLYTTERDLREVFSKYGPIADVSIVYDQQSRRSRGFAFVYFESVDDAKEAKERANGMELDGRRIRVDFSITKRPHTPTPGIYMGRPTYGSSRRRDYYDRGFERGGYDDRDYYSRSYRGGGGGGGGGGGGGGGWRGAQDRDQMYRRRSPSPYYSRGGYRSRSRSRSYSPRRY, encoded by the exons GAGTCCCGTTCCGCTTCCAGAAGCGGAAGCGCTCACGGTTCCGGCAAGTCTCCAAGACACTCACCTGCTAGATCTAGGTCCAAGGAAGGTTCAAGGCGATCTAGGTCAAAGTCTAGATCAAGATCTGAATCTCG ATCCAGATCAAGGAGGAGTTCTCGCAGACATTATACGAGGTCACGTTCACGTTCTCGATCCCATAGGAGGTCAAGAAGCAGATCTTACAGCCGCGACTATCGTCGCCGACACAGTCACAGCCATTCTCCTATGTCTACTCGTCGGCGTCATGTTGGCAACAGAGTAAGGCTGGGATGGCAGCAGTTGACCAGAGATAATTCAGCTGTGTGTGTCTTTGGAGGTTCTAAAGTTTTCAAATTACCCAGAAATCAT gcaaATCCCGACCCAAACTGTTGTCTTGGTGTGTTTGGATTAAGCTTGTACACAACAGAAAGGGACCTGAGAGAGGTATTCTCCAAATATGGCCCAATTGCTGATGTTTCTATTGTATATGACCAGCAGTCCCGACGTTCTAGAGGATTTGCCTTTGTGTACTTTGAAAGTGTTGATGATGCTAAGGAG GCCAAAGAACGCGCTAATGGAATGGAACTTGATGGAAGAAGGATCAGAGTTGATTTCTCAATAACAAAAAGGCCTCACACACCTACTCCTGGAATTTATATGGGGAGACCTACATA TGGAAGTTCCCGGCGGAGAGATTACTATGACAGAGGTTTTGAGAGAGGAGGCTATGATGACCGTGACTATTATAGCAGATCATACAG aggaggaggcggtggtggaggtggtggcggcggaggaggaggagggtggcgaGGTGCCCAAGACAGGGATCAGATGTACAG GCGAAGATCACCATCTCCCTATTACAGCAGGGGGGGCTACAGATCTCGCTCCCGGTCTCGATCCTATTCACCTC GTCGCTATTGA
- the TRA2B gene encoding transformer-2 protein homolog beta isoform X2 has protein sequence MSDSGEQNYGERESRSASRSGSAHGSGKSPRHSPARSRSKEGSRRSRSKSRSRSESRSRSRRSSRRHYTRSRSRSRSHRRSRSRSYSRDYRRRHSHSHSPMSTRRRHVGNRVRLGWQQLTRDNSAANPDPNCCLGVFGLSLYTTERDLREVFSKYGPIADVSIVYDQQSRRSRGFAFVYFESVDDAKEAKERANGMELDGRRIRVDFSITKRPHTPTPGIYMGRPTYGSSRRRDYYDRGFERGGYDDRDYYSRSYRGGGGGGGGGGGGGGGWRGAQDRDQMYRRRSPSPYYSRGGYRSRSRSRSYSPRRY, from the exons GAGTCCCGTTCCGCTTCCAGAAGCGGAAGCGCTCACGGTTCCGGCAAGTCTCCAAGACACTCACCTGCTAGATCTAGGTCCAAGGAAGGTTCAAGGCGATCTAGGTCAAAGTCTAGATCAAGATCTGAATCTCG ATCCAGATCAAGGAGGAGTTCTCGCAGACATTATACGAGGTCACGTTCACGTTCTCGATCCCATAGGAGGTCAAGAAGCAGATCTTACAGCCGCGACTATCGTCGCCGACACAGTCACAGCCATTCTCCTATGTCTACTCGTCGGCGTCATGTTGGCAACAGAGTAAGGCTGGGATGGCAGCAGTTGACCAGAGATAATTCAGCT gcaaATCCCGACCCAAACTGTTGTCTTGGTGTGTTTGGATTAAGCTTGTACACAACAGAAAGGGACCTGAGAGAGGTATTCTCCAAATATGGCCCAATTGCTGATGTTTCTATTGTATATGACCAGCAGTCCCGACGTTCTAGAGGATTTGCCTTTGTGTACTTTGAAAGTGTTGATGATGCTAAGGAG GCCAAAGAACGCGCTAATGGAATGGAACTTGATGGAAGAAGGATCAGAGTTGATTTCTCAATAACAAAAAGGCCTCACACACCTACTCCTGGAATTTATATGGGGAGACCTACATA TGGAAGTTCCCGGCGGAGAGATTACTATGACAGAGGTTTTGAGAGAGGAGGCTATGATGACCGTGACTATTATAGCAGATCATACAG aggaggaggcggtggtggaggtggtggcggcggaggaggaggagggtggcgaGGTGCCCAAGACAGGGATCAGATGTACAG GCGAAGATCACCATCTCCCTATTACAGCAGGGGGGGCTACAGATCTCGCTCCCGGTCTCGATCCTATTCACCTC GTCGCTATTGA